One window of Theropithecus gelada isolate Dixy chromosome 4, Tgel_1.0, whole genome shotgun sequence genomic DNA carries:
- the IL22RA2 gene encoding interleukin-22 receptor subunit alpha-2 isoform X2, producing the protein MMPKHCFLGFLISFFLTGVAGTQPAHESLKPQRVQFQSRNFHNILQWQPGRALTGNSSVYFVQYKIYGQRQWKNKEDCWGTQELFCDLTSETSDIQEPYYGRVRAASAGSYSDWSMTPRFTPWWETKIDPPVMNITQVNGSLLVILHAPNLPHRYQKEKNISIEDYYELVYRVFIINNSLEKEQKVYEGAHRVVEIEALPPHSSYCVVAEIYQPMLDRRSQRSEERCVEIP; encoded by the exons ATGATGCCTAAACATTGCTTTCTAGGCTTCCTCATCAGTTTCTTCCTTACTGGTGTAGCAG GAACTCAGCCAGCACATGAGTCTCTGAAGCCTCAGAGGGTACAATTTCAGTCCCGAAATTTTCACAACATTTTGCAATGGCAGCCTGGGAGGGCACTTACTGGCAACAGCAGTGTCTATTTTGTGCAGTACAAAAT ATATGGACAGagacaatggaaaaataaagaagactgcTGGGGTACTCAAGAACTCTTTTGTGACCTTACCAGTGAAACCTCAGACATACAGGAACCTTATTACGGGAGGGTGAGGGCGGCCTCGGCTGGGAGCTACTCAGACTGGAGCATGACGCCGCGGTTCACTCCCTGGTGGGAAA CAAAAATAGATCCTCCAGTCATGAACATAACCCAAGTCAATGGATCTTTGTTGGTAATTCTCCATGCTCCAAATTTACCACATAgataccaaaaggaaaaaaatatatctatagaAGATTACTATGAACTAGTATACCGAGTTTTTATAATTAACAATTCACTAGAAAAG GAGCAAAAGGTTTATGAAGGGGCTCACAGAGTTGTTGAAATTGAAGCTCTACCACCACATTCCAGCTACTGTGTAGTGGCTGAAATATATCAGCCCATGTTAGACAGAAGAAGTCAGAGAAGTGAAGAGAGATGTGTGGAAATTCCATGA
- the IL22RA2 gene encoding interleukin-22 receptor subunit alpha-2 isoform X1 has product MMPKHCFLGFLISFFLTGVAGTQPAHESLKPQRVQFQSRNFHNILQWQPGRALTGNSSVYFVQYKIMFLCNMKSSHQKPSGCWQHTSCNFPGCRTWAKYGQRQWKNKEDCWGTQELFCDLTSETSDIQEPYYGRVRAASAGSYSDWSMTPRFTPWWETKIDPPVMNITQVNGSLLVILHAPNLPHRYQKEKNISIEDYYELVYRVFIINNSLEKEQKVYEGAHRVVEIEALPPHSSYCVVAEIYQPMLDRRSQRSEERCVEIP; this is encoded by the exons ATGATGCCTAAACATTGCTTTCTAGGCTTCCTCATCAGTTTCTTCCTTACTGGTGTAGCAG GAACTCAGCCAGCACATGAGTCTCTGAAGCCTCAGAGGGTACAATTTCAGTCCCGAAATTTTCACAACATTTTGCAATGGCAGCCTGGGAGGGCACTTACTGGCAACAGCAGTGTCTATTTTGTGCAGTACAAAAT CATGTTCTTATGCAACATGAAAagctctcaccagaagccaagtgGATGCTGGCAGCACACTTCTTGTAACTTCCCAGGCTGCAGAACATgggctaa ATATGGACAGagacaatggaaaaataaagaagactgcTGGGGTACTCAAGAACTCTTTTGTGACCTTACCAGTGAAACCTCAGACATACAGGAACCTTATTACGGGAGGGTGAGGGCGGCCTCGGCTGGGAGCTACTCAGACTGGAGCATGACGCCGCGGTTCACTCCCTGGTGGGAAA CAAAAATAGATCCTCCAGTCATGAACATAACCCAAGTCAATGGATCTTTGTTGGTAATTCTCCATGCTCCAAATTTACCACATAgataccaaaaggaaaaaaatatatctatagaAGATTACTATGAACTAGTATACCGAGTTTTTATAATTAACAATTCACTAGAAAAG GAGCAAAAGGTTTATGAAGGGGCTCACAGAGTTGTTGAAATTGAAGCTCTACCACCACATTCCAGCTACTGTGTAGTGGCTGAAATATATCAGCCCATGTTAGACAGAAGAAGTCAGAGAAGTGAAGAGAGATGTGTGGAAATTCCATGA
- the IL22RA2 gene encoding interleukin-22 receptor subunit alpha-2 isoform X3 has protein sequence MMPKHCFLGFLISFFLTGVAGTQPAHESLKPQRVQFQSRNFHNILQWQPGRALTGNSSVYFVQYKIYGQRQWKNKEDCWGTQELFCDLTSETSDIQEPYYGRVRAASAGSYSDWSMTPRFTPWWERAKGL, from the exons ATGATGCCTAAACATTGCTTTCTAGGCTTCCTCATCAGTTTCTTCCTTACTGGTGTAGCAG GAACTCAGCCAGCACATGAGTCTCTGAAGCCTCAGAGGGTACAATTTCAGTCCCGAAATTTTCACAACATTTTGCAATGGCAGCCTGGGAGGGCACTTACTGGCAACAGCAGTGTCTATTTTGTGCAGTACAAAAT ATATGGACAGagacaatggaaaaataaagaagactgcTGGGGTACTCAAGAACTCTTTTGTGACCTTACCAGTGAAACCTCAGACATACAGGAACCTTATTACGGGAGGGTGAGGGCGGCCTCGGCTGGGAGCTACTCAGACTGGAGCATGACGCCGCGGTTCACTCCCTGGTGGGAAA GAGCAAAAGGTTTATGA